From a region of the Salvelinus alpinus chromosome 2, SLU_Salpinus.1, whole genome shotgun sequence genome:
- the LOC139545193 gene encoding B-cell receptor CD22-like isoform X1 has protein sequence MALRTAGSVLVVFLWSVAVVLGQNGWRVKYTTQSICALKVSSVDLSCSYTYPRGHTVTTTFWFTKILNLRDDPDYKGRMTYRSDRMNGHTLTITDLRESDSAEYKFKFITDQTEGKYTGDPGVTLSVTDLQVKVTTTWWSTTLTCSTTCTLTGNPTYIWYRNSKIVQEDSSPSYSVYFKTEDRFYCAVKGINSPAVSVEGHSYFHVTYTNQSVCTLKGSSVDIPCSYTFPSGHTVSETKWYTKGKLDEAPQILNPGYGGRVEYLGNMQSDSTLRITDLREEDSAEYKFRLRTDQTTWEPTFPGTTLTVTGLQVKVTPATVTEGQKVTLTCSTTCTLTDNPNPTYIWYKNGHVTTQSNSLFLNPVSSEDTGRYSCAVEGHEDLYSAEETLTVTYGPKNTSVSVSPSGEIVEGSSVTLTCSSDANPPVDKYTWYKKNVTSPKASGQSYSITNIISEDRGEYYCEAQNGRGSMNSTALMIIVAGKVNLQNFNAKLHDSISC, from the exons atggccttgagaacagcaggaagtgtgttggtggtctttctctggtctgtAGCAG TGGTACTGGGTCAGAATGGCTGGAGAGTGAAATACACCACTCAGAGTATCTGTGCCTTGAAGGTGTCATCAGTGGATCTGTCCTGTTCTTACACATATCCCAGAGGTCATACAGTCACAACAACCTTCTGGTTCACAAAAATTTTAAATCTGAGAGACGACCCAGACTACAAAGGTCGTATGACGTACCGTAGCGATAGGATGAATGGCCACACTCTGAcaatcacagacctgagagagagtgaCTCAGCTGAGTACAAGTTCAAAtttataacagatcagactgAAGGGAAGTATACTGGTGATCCTGGAGTCACCTtgtctgttacag ACCTGCAGGTGAAGGTGACCACTACATGGTGGTCAAcgacactgacctgtagcaccacctgtactctgactggtaaccccacctacatctggtacaggAACAGTAAGATTGTACAAGAGGACTCCTCCCCCTCATACTCAGTCTACTTTAAAACTGAAGACAGATTCTACTGTGCTGTAAAAGGCATCAattctcctgcagtgt CTGTTGAGGGTCACAGTTATTTCCATGTGACTTACACCAATCAGAGTGTCTGTACCTTGAAGGGGTCATCAGTGGACATACCCTGCTCTTATACATTTCCCAGTGGTCATACAGTCTCTGAAACAAAATGGTACACAAAAGGAAAACTTGACGAGGCGCCTCAAATCCTGAACCCGGGGTATGGAGGTCGTGTGGAGTACCTTGGAAATATGCAGAGTGACTccaccctgagaatcacagacctgagagaggaggattcagCTGAGTATAAGTTTAGACTCAGAACAGATCAGACAACCTGGGAGCCCACCTTCCCAGGAACAACTCTGACTGTCACAG GTctgcaggtgaaggtgactcctGCAACTGTGACAGAGGGACAGAAGGtgacactgacctgtagcaccacctgtactctgactgacaaccccaaccccacctacatctggtacaagaatgGACATGTAACCACCCAATCTAACAGTCTGTTCCTAAACCCAGTCAGCAGTGAGGATACAGGCAGATACTCCTGTGCTGTAGAAGGCCATGAGGATCTCTACTCTGCTGAAGAGACTCTCACTGTCACAT ATGGCCCAaagaacacctcagtgtcagtcagtccctctggtgaaatagtggagggcagttcagtgactctgacctgcagcagtgatgccaacccacctgtggacaaatacacctggtacaagaagaaTGTAACCTCACCAAAAGCATCAGGACAGAGTTACAGCATCACTAACATCAtctctgaggacagaggagaatatTACTGTGAGGCCCAGAATGGAAGAGGATCTATGAACTCTACAGCTCTGATGATCATTGTAGCAGGTAAAGTTAATCTTCAAAACTTCAATGCAAAACTACATGATTCAATCTCATGTTAA
- the LOC139545193 gene encoding B-cell receptor CD22-like isoform X2 has protein sequence MALRTAGSVLVVFLWSVADLQVKVTTTWWSTTLTCSTTCTLTGNPTYIWYRNSKIVQEDSSPSYSVYFKTEDRFYCAVKGINSPAVSVEGHSYFHVTYTNQSVCTLKGSSVDIPCSYTFPSGHTVSETKWYTKGKLDEAPQILNPGYGGRVEYLGNMQSDSTLRITDLREEDSAEYKFRLRTDQTTWEPTFPGTTLTVTGLQVKVTPATVTEGQKVTLTCSTTCTLTDNPNPTYIWYKNGHVTTQSNSLFLNPVSSEDTGRYSCAVEGHEDLYSAEETLTVTYGPKNTSVSVSPSGEIVEGSSVTLTCSSDANPPVDKYTWYKKNVTSPKASGQSYSITNIISEDRGEYYCEAQNGRGSMNSTALMIIVAGKVNLQNFNAKLHDSISC, from the exons atggccttgagaacagcaggaagtgtgttggtggtctttctctggtctgtAGCAG ACCTGCAGGTGAAGGTGACCACTACATGGTGGTCAAcgacactgacctgtagcaccacctgtactctgactggtaaccccacctacatctggtacaggAACAGTAAGATTGTACAAGAGGACTCCTCCCCCTCATACTCAGTCTACTTTAAAACTGAAGACAGATTCTACTGTGCTGTAAAAGGCATCAattctcctgcagtgt CTGTTGAGGGTCACAGTTATTTCCATGTGACTTACACCAATCAGAGTGTCTGTACCTTGAAGGGGTCATCAGTGGACATACCCTGCTCTTATACATTTCCCAGTGGTCATACAGTCTCTGAAACAAAATGGTACACAAAAGGAAAACTTGACGAGGCGCCTCAAATCCTGAACCCGGGGTATGGAGGTCGTGTGGAGTACCTTGGAAATATGCAGAGTGACTccaccctgagaatcacagacctgagagaggaggattcagCTGAGTATAAGTTTAGACTCAGAACAGATCAGACAACCTGGGAGCCCACCTTCCCAGGAACAACTCTGACTGTCACAG GTctgcaggtgaaggtgactcctGCAACTGTGACAGAGGGACAGAAGGtgacactgacctgtagcaccacctgtactctgactgacaaccccaaccccacctacatctggtacaagaatgGACATGTAACCACCCAATCTAACAGTCTGTTCCTAAACCCAGTCAGCAGTGAGGATACAGGCAGATACTCCTGTGCTGTAGAAGGCCATGAGGATCTCTACTCTGCTGAAGAGACTCTCACTGTCACAT ATGGCCCAaagaacacctcagtgtcagtcagtccctctggtgaaatagtggagggcagttcagtgactctgacctgcagcagtgatgccaacccacctgtggacaaatacacctggtacaagaagaaTGTAACCTCACCAAAAGCATCAGGACAGAGTTACAGCATCACTAACATCAtctctgaggacagaggagaatatTACTGTGAGGCCCAGAATGGAAGAGGATCTATGAACTCTACAGCTCTGATGATCATTGTAGCAGGTAAAGTTAATCTTCAAAACTTCAATGCAAAACTACATGATTCAATCTCATGTTAA